One genomic segment of Bacteroides sp. includes these proteins:
- the pruA gene encoding L-glutamate gamma-semialdehyde dehydrogenase, whose translation MNNAQFYFDRPANEPIHPYTEGTPERLELEKELERQSQTEIEIPLIIGGKEVRTGKTAKVVMPHKHGHVLATYHMAGEKEVLMAIEAALEAHKQWQVMSWVERASINLKIAELIANKYRHVMNAATMLGQSKNVFQSEIDAVCETIDFIRFNAHYVSEIYNDQPHSEIGNLNRLEYRPLEGFVFAVSPFNFTSIASNLVLSPVLMGNTVVWKPATTALLSNYYLMKIYKEAGVPDGVINFVPGPGSTIGNAAVNHKDLAGIHFTGSNGTFNHLWKTVANNLENYRSYPRVVGETGGKDFVFVHPSADVDEVATALVRGAFEYQGQKCSAASRAYIPQSLWDSIKRRIDRNLKLTQKGDPKDFCNFVNAVIDEKAFNRIMGYIDKARDSKDAEILFGGKGDKSNGFYIDPTVILARDPHFITMEEEIFGPVLTIHVYPDEKFEETLQLCDNTSPYGLTGSIFSKDRYATVKACATLRYTAGNFYINDKPTGAVVGQQPFGGSRQSGTNDKAGSHLNLLRWISPRTIKETFLPPTDFRYPHMQEKKCGC comes from the coding sequence ATGAACAACGCACAGTTTTATTTTGACCGCCCTGCCAACGAGCCCATCCACCCCTATACGGAAGGAACGCCTGAACGCCTTGAGCTGGAAAAAGAACTCGAGCGCCAGAGCCAGACGGAGATAGAAATCCCACTGATCATTGGTGGCAAGGAAGTTCGAACTGGCAAGACCGCCAAAGTAGTCATGCCCCATAAGCACGGGCACGTGCTGGCCACATACCACATGGCTGGAGAGAAGGAAGTACTGATGGCCATCGAAGCTGCCCTGGAAGCCCATAAGCAGTGGCAGGTGATGTCGTGGGTCGAACGCGCCTCCATCAACCTCAAGATCGCTGAATTGATTGCCAACAAGTACCGGCACGTGATGAATGCCGCCACCATGCTGGGGCAAAGTAAAAACGTCTTTCAATCGGAGATCGATGCCGTTTGCGAGACCATCGATTTTATCCGCTTCAACGCCCATTACGTTTCCGAGATCTATAACGACCAGCCCCATTCGGAGATCGGAAATCTGAACCGGCTGGAATACAGGCCACTTGAGGGTTTTGTCTTCGCCGTCAGCCCCTTCAACTTCACCTCTATTGCCTCCAACCTAGTGCTTTCTCCTGTGCTGATGGGTAATACCGTGGTATGGAAACCCGCCACCACCGCCCTGCTTTCCAACTATTACCTGATGAAGATCTATAAAGAAGCCGGGGTGCCCGACGGCGTCATCAACTTCGTGCCCGGCCCCGGGAGCACCATTGGCAACGCAGCCGTGAACCACAAAGACCTGGCCGGCATTCACTTCACCGGCAGCAACGGTACCTTCAACCATTTGTGGAAAACCGTGGCCAACAATCTGGAGAACTACCGCTCTTATCCCCGCGTGGTGGGCGAAACCGGGGGCAAGGACTTCGTCTTTGTTCACCCCTCGGCCGATGTGGACGAGGTGGCCACCGCACTGGTGCGAGGCGCTTTCGAATACCAGGGCCAGAAATGTTCGGCCGCTTCAAGGGCCTATATCCCCCAATCATTGTGGGATTCAATCAAGCGCCGCATTGACCGCAACCTCAAACTCACACAAAAAGGCGACCCCAAGGATTTCTGCAACTTCGTAAATGCCGTCATCGACGAAAAGGCCTTCAATCGTATCATGGGCTACATTGACAAAGCGCGCGATTCAAAAGACGCCGAGATCCTTTTCGGCGGGAAGGGCGACAAATCGAATGGCTTTTATATCGATCCTACCGTGATCCTGGCGCGCGATCCCCATTTCATCACCATGGAAGAGGAGATCTTTGGCCCGGTGCTCACCATTCACGTTTATCCCGACGAGAAATTTGAAGAAACACTGCAACTGTGCGACAACACTTCGCCCTATGGCCTCACCGGCTCCATCTTCAGCAAGGACCGCTACGCCACTGTTAAGGCTTGCGCCACCCTTCGTTATACCGCAGGCAACTTTTACATCAACGATAAGCCTACAGGCGCCGTGGTTGGGCAGCAGCCCTTTGGCGGCTCACGCCAGTCGGGTACCAACGACAAGGCCGGAAGTCATCTCAACCTCTTGCGCTGGATCAGCCCGCGCACCATCAAGGAAACCTTTCTGCCCCCCACCGATTTCCGCTATCCCCATATGCAGGAAAAAAAGTGCGGGTGCTAA
- the tatC gene encoding twin-arginine translocase subunit TatC: MKKKQEDGSVMSFWGHLEALRGHLIRSASAIGVFALLAFLNKDFLFSRVILAPKEPYFLTNRVLCSLAETLSAPALCINKNPVQLINIDMAGQFTTHILTSLVAGLLLAIPFVIWEIWRFIRPGLTSREQNSSRGAVLIISGLFIIGVLFAYFLIVPLAVNFLGSYQVSDMVANQIALRSYISTITTLTLATGLVFELPVFVYFLSRVGVLTPAVMRKQRKFALVLIIILSAIITPPDVFSQILVSIPLFLLYEISIGISARIEKERLDKQDF; encoded by the coding sequence ATGAAAAAAAAGCAGGAAGATGGCAGTGTGATGTCGTTCTGGGGTCATCTCGAGGCCCTGCGCGGACACCTGATCCGTTCGGCCTCCGCCATCGGTGTGTTTGCCCTGCTGGCCTTCCTCAACAAGGATTTCCTGTTCTCACGCGTGATCCTGGCCCCCAAAGAGCCTTATTTCCTTACCAACCGCGTGCTTTGCAGCCTCGCAGAAACTTTGTCGGCCCCGGCCCTCTGCATCAATAAAAATCCCGTCCAGCTGATCAACATCGATATGGCCGGGCAGTTTACCACCCATATCCTAACTTCCCTGGTTGCCGGCTTACTACTGGCCATCCCCTTTGTGATCTGGGAGATCTGGCGATTCATCAGGCCGGGCCTCACCTCGCGCGAACAGAATAGCTCGCGCGGTGCCGTGCTTATTATCAGCGGCTTATTTATCATCGGGGTCCTCTTTGCCTACTTCCTCATCGTGCCCCTGGCCGTCAACTTCCTGGGTTCCTACCAGGTCAGCGACATGGTGGCCAACCAGATTGCCCTGCGCTCATACATCTCCACCATTACAACTCTAACCCTTGCAACAGGACTGGTGTTCGAACTTCCTGTCTTCGTTTATTTTCTAAGCCGCGTAGGGGTGCTAACCCCTGCCGTGATGCGTAAACAACGCAAGTTTGCCCTCGTGCTCATTATCATTTTATCGGCCATTATTACCCCGCCCGACGTCTTCAGTCAAATTCTGGTCAGCATCCCACTCTTTTTGCTGTATGAAATCAGCATTGGCATCTCTGCCAGGATAGAAAAAGAACGGCTCGACAAGCAGGACTTCTGA
- a CDS encoding 4Fe-4S binding protein: MAYVITEDCTACGSCIDECPVEAISEGDIYKIDPDVCTDCGSCADVCPVEAIHPE; the protein is encoded by the coding sequence ATGGCCTACGTAATCACTGAAGATTGCACTGCTTGCGGCAGCTGCATTGACGAATGCCCGGTTGAAGCCATCTCTGAAGGTGACATCTATAAGATCGATCCTGATGTATGCACCGACTGCGGTTCATGCGCAGATGTTTGCCCGGTTGAAGCAATTCATCCCGAATAA
- a CDS encoding 2-oxoacid:acceptor oxidoreductase subunit alpha, whose amino-acid sequence MAEKKNIVELEDVVVKFVGDSGDGMQLAGTLFSDSAAIAGNDLATFPDFPAEIRAPQNTIAGVSGFQVHLGQRKIFTSGDFCDVLVAMNPASLKANLKWAKPGATLVIDSATFDEKGIEKAGYQTNPLEDGRLDSYNLIKAPISLLTQESLKDLNLDKRSAERTKNIFALGLLYFLFNRDLDVTLHFLEKKFKAKPIIVEANKAALKAGFNYAETVEAIKSTFKVGPAKLEKGLYRNITGNIATAWGLLAASENSGRPLFLGSYPITPATEILMELAKHKSLGAKVFQAEDEIAGICSAIGASFAGSLSVTTTSGPGLSLKSEAIGLAVITELPLVIVNVQRAGPSTGMPTKSEQSDLMQALYGRNGECPAIVMAASSPANCFYFAYEAAKLSMEHMTPVILLTDGYIGFGSELFKIPDTTKLPAIQPPLAKPNDPTFKPYRRDEKTLVRQWALPGMEGLRHRIGGLEKTNIDGNVSTDPLNHQLMVNIREEKVNRVADYIPLQELKGEEKGDLLVVGWGGTEGALVSAVQKVQEEGKKVSLAHFNYIMPLPNNTAEVFSRFKKIIVCELNSGQFVNYLRMTHPDFRYHQFNKVQGLPFQVQELTEAFNKLLEDK is encoded by the coding sequence ATGGCAGAAAAAAAGAATATTGTTGAGCTGGAAGATGTGGTGGTTAAGTTTGTTGGCGACTCTGGAGACGGGATGCAGTTGGCAGGCACCCTGTTTTCGGATTCGGCGGCGATTGCCGGCAACGATTTGGCCACCTTTCCTGATTTTCCGGCTGAGATCCGTGCACCCCAGAATACCATTGCAGGGGTAAGCGGGTTCCAGGTGCATCTTGGGCAGCGTAAGATCTTTACTTCGGGCGACTTTTGTGATGTGCTGGTGGCCATGAACCCTGCTTCGCTCAAAGCCAATCTGAAGTGGGCAAAACCTGGTGCCACCCTTGTTATTGACTCGGCCACCTTTGATGAAAAAGGCATTGAGAAAGCCGGTTACCAGACCAACCCCCTGGAAGATGGCAGGCTTGACAGCTACAACCTGATCAAGGCGCCTATCTCACTGCTCACTCAGGAAAGCCTGAAAGACCTTAACCTTGACAAACGCTCGGCCGAGAGGACTAAAAACATCTTTGCCCTGGGCCTTTTGTATTTTCTGTTTAACCGTGACCTGGATGTCACCCTGCACTTCCTGGAGAAGAAATTCAAGGCTAAGCCCATTATCGTGGAAGCTAACAAGGCTGCCTTGAAAGCTGGTTTCAATTATGCAGAAACCGTTGAAGCGATTAAATCGACTTTTAAGGTAGGCCCTGCCAAGCTTGAAAAGGGTCTTTATCGTAATATTACAGGTAACATCGCCACTGCCTGGGGATTACTGGCTGCTTCGGAAAACAGCGGCAGGCCATTGTTCCTGGGTTCCTATCCCATTACACCGGCTACTGAAATCCTGATGGAACTGGCCAAGCACAAATCGCTTGGCGCCAAGGTTTTTCAGGCTGAGGATGAGATAGCTGGCATCTGCTCGGCCATCGGTGCCAGCTTTGCGGGCTCGCTGTCAGTGACTACCACTTCAGGTCCGGGGCTTTCCTTGAAATCCGAGGCTATTGGTCTAGCAGTGATTACCGAACTTCCGCTGGTGATTGTTAACGTTCAGCGGGCAGGTCCTTCGACGGGGATGCCTACCAAAAGTGAGCAGAGCGATTTGATGCAGGCTTTGTATGGGCGTAACGGTGAATGCCCTGCCATCGTGATGGCAGCCTCTTCCCCAGCCAACTGCTTCTACTTTGCCTATGAAGCTGCTAAACTTTCGATGGAACATATGACTCCCGTCATCCTTTTGACAGACGGTTACATTGGCTTTGGCTCGGAATTGTTCAAGATCCCTGATACAACAAAATTGCCGGCAATTCAGCCACCGCTTGCTAAACCGAATGATCCCACTTTCAAGCCTTATCGCCGCGACGAGAAAACCCTTGTCAGGCAGTGGGCACTACCGGGCATGGAAGGCCTGAGGCACCGCATCGGTGGCCTGGAGAAAACCAATATTGATGGGAACGTATCGACCGATCCCCTTAACCACCAGTTGATGGTGAATATCCGTGAAGAAAAAGTCAACCGTGTGGCTGACTACATTCCGTTGCAAGAATTGAAGGGTGAGGAAAAGGGTGACCTGCTGGTCGTAGGCTGGGGAGGCACGGAAGGAGCACTCGTATCGGCAGTTCAAAAGGTGCAGGAAGAGGGTAAAAAGGTCAGCCTGGCCCACTTCAATTACATTATGCCCTTGCCCAATAATACGGCAGAGGTCTTTTCGCGTTTTAAGAAAATCATTGTTTGCGAATTAAACAGCGGGCAGTTTGTAAACTACCTGCGGATGACGCATCCCGACTTCCGGTACCACCAGTTTAATAAGGTGCAGGGCCTGCCTTTTCAGGTGCAGGAGCTGACCGAAGCTTTCAACAAACTATTGGAGGACAAGTAA
- a CDS encoding 2-oxoacid:ferredoxin oxidoreductase subunit beta has protein sequence MLENKRIQISPVELTKEDFVSDQMVKWCPGCGAHAILAAVENVFPRIGYRKENFTFISGIGCSSRFPYYVNTYGFHGIHGRANPIASGVKIANPDLSVWIATGDGDSMAIGGNHLIHIVRRNIDVNILLFNNQIYGLTKGQYSPTTPMGKVTKTSPQGTIEHPFVAAGLIMGAQGTFFARSTDNNVKLMSEVMYEAAKHDGTSVVEILQNCVIFADKTHSAITDRENREEHQLILKHGEPMIFGNNKDKGLILKGTGLTVVTIGKDGITEKDILVHDQYSKDPAIHRMLGRLMPPDFPVALGVIRSAPFATYDDLLEEQIEYGKKNSKIKTVNDLLRSGDVWEI, from the coding sequence ATGTTAGAAAATAAGAGAATCCAGATCTCTCCCGTAGAGTTAACGAAAGAAGATTTTGTCAGCGACCAGATGGTAAAATGGTGCCCGGGTTGCGGGGCGCATGCCATCCTGGCTGCCGTTGAGAATGTCTTTCCGCGCATTGGCTACCGCAAAGAGAACTTCACCTTTATTTCGGGTATTGGCTGTTCATCCCGCTTTCCTTATTATGTGAACACCTATGGTTTTCACGGGATTCACGGGCGCGCAAACCCCATTGCCAGCGGAGTTAAGATTGCCAATCCCGACCTGAGTGTATGGATCGCTACTGGTGACGGCGACTCAATGGCCATTGGGGGAAACCATTTAATTCACATCGTTCGCCGCAATATTGACGTAAACATCCTGTTGTTCAACAACCAGATCTATGGCCTGACCAAAGGGCAGTATTCGCCCACCACGCCCATGGGCAAGGTGACCAAGACCTCTCCCCAGGGTACCATTGAGCATCCGTTTGTGGCTGCAGGACTGATCATGGGCGCACAAGGCACCTTCTTTGCCCGCTCGACCGATAACAACGTCAAGCTGATGAGCGAGGTGATGTATGAGGCTGCCAAACACGACGGGACTTCCGTTGTCGAAATTCTGCAGAACTGTGTAATTTTTGCCGACAAGACCCATAGCGCAATCACCGATCGCGAAAATCGTGAGGAACACCAGCTGATTTTGAAGCACGGTGAACCCATGATCTTTGGCAATAACAAGGATAAAGGGCTCATTCTGAAGGGAACAGGCCTGACAGTGGTAACCATTGGTAAGGATGGCATCACAGAAAAGGATATCCTGGTTCACGACCAATACTCCAAAGATCCGGCCATCCACCGTATGCTGGGCCGCCTGATGCCGCCTGACTTTCCGGTGGCATTGGGTGTGATTCGTTCAGCTCCTTTTGCGACTTATGATGACCTGCTGGAGGAGCAGATCGAGTATGGCAAGAAAAACTCCAAAATAAAAACGGTAAACGACTTGCTTCGCAGCGGGGACGTTTGGGAAATATAA
- a CDS encoding anthranilate synthase component I family protein codes for MERIYAQFPVITGEHFFLKMLQWGQRHFPNCCLLNSNQALHDPYSAFEQVLALGVAEEVYGDGSDDFSALQAFSDKHHDWLFGFLGYDLKNQLEELESNNPDGVGMPLMHFFRPVVLIFPFPDHVRIGCLPGFGAYSDPSRVFHSLDRFAWSPSPAFAPLEMKSRVARERYLHQVGNILQNIQLGYIYEMNYCVEFYAEKARVDPLALYGRLNDLSPTPFSCYYQLDDKFMMCASPERFMCKRGDKLVSQPIKGTIRRGDTPEEDARLRQELFEDPKERSENVMIVDLVRNDLSHTAGKGSVEVEELFGIYPFRQVHQMISTVVSRLREGVHFTDAIRYAFPMGSMTGAPKVQAMKLIEQYEDTRRGLYSGAVGYISPEKDFDFNVVIRSVLYNQRQQYLSYMAGSAITIGSKPVKEYEECLLKAKAMQAAVSGKPLNA; via the coding sequence TTGGAAAGGATCTATGCCCAGTTTCCGGTTATTACCGGCGAGCACTTTTTTCTGAAAATGCTGCAGTGGGGTCAGCGGCATTTTCCCAATTGTTGTTTATTAAATTCAAACCAGGCTTTGCACGATCCCTACAGTGCTTTCGAACAGGTGCTTGCCCTTGGGGTGGCCGAAGAGGTTTATGGGGATGGAAGCGATGACTTTTCTGCACTGCAGGCCTTCAGCGATAAACATCACGATTGGCTTTTTGGTTTCCTTGGCTATGACTTGAAGAACCAGTTGGAGGAACTGGAAAGCAACAACCCGGATGGGGTAGGGATGCCCCTGATGCATTTTTTTCGTCCGGTGGTGTTGATTTTTCCTTTTCCTGACCATGTTCGCATTGGTTGTTTGCCCGGATTTGGGGCGTATTCTGACCCGTCACGGGTATTTCATTCCCTTGACCGCTTTGCCTGGAGTCCGTCCCCAGCCTTTGCCCCTTTGGAAATGAAGTCCAGGGTAGCGCGGGAACGGTATCTGCATCAGGTGGGCAATATCCTTCAAAACATACAACTGGGGTATATTTACGAGATGAATTACTGTGTGGAATTCTATGCGGAGAAAGCCAGGGTGGACCCACTGGCCCTCTACGGCCGGCTCAATGATTTATCGCCAACCCCGTTTTCCTGTTATTATCAGCTGGATGACAAATTCATGATGTGTGCCAGTCCGGAACGTTTTATGTGCAAGAGAGGAGATAAACTGGTCTCACAGCCAATTAAAGGAACCATTAGAAGGGGAGATACACCGGAAGAAGATGCCCGTTTAAGGCAGGAACTTTTTGAAGACCCTAAGGAACGCAGTGAGAATGTGATGATCGTTGACTTGGTGCGGAATGACTTGTCACATACGGCAGGGAAAGGCTCCGTAGAGGTGGAAGAATTGTTCGGGATCTATCCCTTCAGGCAGGTGCATCAAATGATCTCTACGGTGGTATCGCGCCTGCGCGAGGGCGTCCATTTTACCGATGCCATCCGTTATGCCTTCCCCATGGGATCAATGACTGGTGCCCCTAAAGTGCAGGCCATGAAACTGATTGAGCAATATGAAGACACACGGCGGGGGTTATATTCAGGGGCCGTGGGATATATTTCTCCTGAAAAGGATTTTGATTTCAATGTGGTGATTCGAAGTGTTTTATATAATCAACGGCAGCAATATCTGAGTTATATGGCTGGGAGCGCCATCACCATTGGGTCAAAACCTGTGAAAGAATATGAAGAATGCCTGTTGAAGGCCAAAGCCATGCAAGCCGCGGTTAGCGGCAAGCCATTGAATGCCTGA
- a CDS encoding M1 family aminopeptidase has translation MFKKTILFSLLILSFSGFFGCGGPSIKKMLEPGVSQDLAQYRKKFISDIHYHLFFNIPAEKDQAVNGRVMIEFHQSRAQRGVVIDFRGGEENIQQVVVNGKPEEYQYLNQHIILSSKNIIPGQNQVEVHFTSTDQALNRSEDFMYTLFVPDRASTAFPCFDQPDLKAFFSLELEIPEPWNALSNGPLLNTSVSNGRKTLTFDSDQPISTYLFAFTAGRFDTISETRGERTITVFHRETDLPKLNRNLEAIFSQHFDALAWLEDYTSIPYPFKKLDMAILPGFQYSGMEHPGAIWYRDTRLLLDEQAPISNQLSKAALIAHETSHMWFGNLVTMQWFDDVWLKEVFAGFMADKIVKPQYPEVDHDMQFLLSHYPRAYAIDRSQGTHPIKQKLENLNQAGTLYGAIIYNKAPIVFQQLEWLTGVEAFQTAIKEYLQTFAFGNADWDDLALILDKHTALDLIAWSQAWVYGKGMAEIHYQYQFINDTITGITLSTSPPAEGEPFPSQKLKPVILDENYQPITEEWFFDQTPQNFILEAPIYQPVCMLLNGGGAGYGYMVPNRLARRTLLEQLPLRNDDYLKAAAFLNMHEDFLSGNLSAETYLQALATGVSRAQNPQLASYLINNLQMVYWRFLNKETRDILCQPLETMLWEKMVKAPNDQKALYFDAFVAISHSMEAQLKIQKMLKQELSVWGLRLSEDQRFDMVASLMLHEHPRAEWYSERLVAGTTNPDRLRRIEFVLPALSSDPVTRDAFFERLALPENRRPEPWVLEGLRYLHHPLRSGSSLKYLPKSLKMLEEIQQTGDIFFPLNWLEATLSGYNQPRAAQMVRDFLDQPEFTNENLRLKTLQAADLLFRAADREE, from the coding sequence ATGTTCAAAAAAACGATCCTTTTTTCCCTGCTGATCCTTTCCTTTTCGGGCTTCTTCGGTTGTGGTGGCCCAAGTATTAAAAAAATGCTGGAACCCGGTGTCAGTCAGGATCTGGCGCAATACCGAAAAAAATTCATCTCCGATATTCATTATCACCTTTTTTTCAATATCCCGGCTGAAAAAGATCAGGCGGTTAACGGCAGGGTAATGATCGAATTTCACCAAAGCAGGGCACAGCGCGGGGTCGTCATCGATTTCAGGGGCGGGGAGGAGAACATACAGCAGGTCGTGGTAAATGGGAAACCCGAAGAATACCAGTACCTGAACCAGCACATCATCCTTTCAAGTAAAAACATCATTCCCGGCCAAAACCAGGTGGAGGTTCATTTTACCTCCACCGATCAAGCCCTGAACCGCTCGGAAGATTTTATGTATACGCTGTTTGTGCCTGACCGGGCTTCCACGGCATTCCCCTGTTTTGACCAGCCCGACCTCAAGGCCTTCTTCTCCCTTGAACTGGAAATTCCTGAGCCCTGGAATGCCCTTTCAAACGGACCACTGCTGAATACTTCAGTAAGCAATGGGCGAAAAACCCTGACCTTCGATTCGGACCAGCCCATCAGCACCTATCTCTTTGCCTTTACAGCGGGCAGGTTTGATACCATTTCAGAAACCCGGGGCGAACGCACCATCACGGTTTTCCATCGCGAAACAGATCTCCCAAAGTTAAACCGCAACCTGGAGGCCATCTTTTCGCAACATTTTGATGCCCTTGCCTGGCTTGAAGACTATACTAGCATCCCCTACCCCTTTAAAAAGCTGGATATGGCCATTCTTCCCGGCTTTCAATACAGTGGCATGGAACATCCGGGGGCCATCTGGTACAGGGATACCCGGCTGCTGCTCGATGAACAGGCCCCCATCAGCAATCAATTATCCAAGGCTGCCCTCATTGCCCACGAAACCTCCCATATGTGGTTTGGCAACCTGGTGACCATGCAATGGTTTGATGATGTCTGGCTTAAGGAGGTCTTTGCAGGTTTCATGGCAGATAAGATCGTCAAGCCACAATATCCGGAGGTAGACCACGACATGCAGTTCCTCCTCAGCCATTATCCCAGGGCATATGCCATTGATCGCAGCCAGGGAACGCATCCCATCAAGCAAAAACTGGAGAACCTGAATCAGGCAGGAACCCTGTATGGCGCCATTATTTACAACAAGGCCCCCATTGTTTTTCAGCAACTAGAATGGCTTACAGGCGTCGAAGCCTTTCAGACCGCCATCAAAGAATATCTGCAAACCTTTGCTTTTGGTAATGCTGACTGGGATGACCTGGCCCTGATCCTCGACAAGCATACAGCCCTTGACTTGATTGCATGGAGCCAGGCCTGGGTCTATGGAAAAGGAATGGCAGAGATCCACTACCAATACCAGTTTATCAATGATACCATTACCGGGATTACCCTTAGCACCAGCCCACCGGCAGAAGGTGAGCCTTTCCCTTCACAAAAGCTGAAGCCTGTAATTTTGGATGAGAACTATCAGCCCATCACGGAAGAATGGTTTTTTGACCAGACTCCTCAGAACTTTATTCTGGAAGCGCCCATATACCAGCCTGTATGCATGCTACTGAATGGCGGCGGAGCGGGATACGGGTATATGGTTCCAAATCGTCTGGCCCGCAGAACCCTTCTTGAACAACTGCCCCTAAGAAATGATGATTACCTCAAAGCTGCCGCCTTCCTGAATATGCACGAAGACTTCCTTTCAGGAAATCTTTCAGCGGAAACTTATTTGCAAGCCCTGGCAACAGGCGTTTCGCGGGCTCAAAATCCGCAACTTGCGAGTTATCTTATCAATAACCTGCAGATGGTTTACTGGCGATTTCTCAATAAAGAGACACGTGATATATTGTGTCAACCCCTGGAAACCATGCTGTGGGAAAAAATGGTCAAAGCCCCCAACGACCAAAAGGCGCTTTATTTCGATGCCTTTGTTGCTATCAGCCATTCCATGGAAGCTCAACTGAAGATCCAGAAAATGCTTAAGCAGGAGCTCTCGGTTTGGGGATTACGGCTTTCTGAGGATCAGCGCTTTGACATGGTAGCCTCTTTGATGCTTCACGAACATCCGAGGGCTGAATGGTATTCCGAAAGGCTTGTGGCCGGCACAACCAACCCCGACAGGCTTCGCCGCATCGAGTTTGTCTTGCCTGCCCTTTCCAGCGATCCGGTAACCCGTGATGCTTTTTTTGAACGGCTGGCTTTACCTGAAAACCGCAGGCCTGAACCCTGGGTACTCGAAGGCCTGCGTTACCTGCACCACCCCTTGCGGTCAGGATCCAGTTTGAAATACCTACCCAAGAGCCTGAAAATGCTAGAGGAGATTCAGCAAACGGGCGATATCTTCTTCCCCCTGAACTGGCTTGAAGCAACCCTCTCAGGGTATAATCAACCCAGGGCAGCCCAAATGGTCAGGGACTTCCTCGATCAGCCGGAATTCACCAACGAAAACCTGAGACTCAAAACCCTCCAGGCTGCTGACCTGCTGTTCCGCGCTGCGGATCGGGAAGAATAA